One segment of Actinomyces sp. 432 DNA contains the following:
- the nuoK gene encoding NADH-quinone oxidoreductase subunit NuoK — protein sequence MSVPITAYVVLAGVLFTLGALTVLLRRNAIIELMGVELMLNAVNLVLVTFSRMYGDLSGQVFAFFAIVVAAAETVVGLSIVVSIFRTRRSTSVDDLNLLKH from the coding sequence GTGAGCGTCCCCATTACCGCCTATGTTGTGCTCGCCGGGGTGCTGTTCACCCTGGGTGCCCTGACCGTGCTGCTGCGGCGCAACGCGATCATCGAGCTGATGGGCGTGGAGCTGATGCTCAACGCCGTCAACCTCGTGCTGGTGACCTTCTCCCGCATGTACGGGGACCTGAGCGGGCAGGTGTTCGCGTTCTTCGCCATCGTCGTGGCCGCGGCGGAAACCGTCGTCGGACTGAGCATCGTCGTGTCCATCTTCCGCACCCGCAGGTCCACGTCGGTTGACGACCTGAACCTGCTCAAGCACTGA
- the nuoI gene encoding NADH-quinone oxidoreductase subunit NuoI, giving the protein MTDPTPQESRPGDREGVGHDQWLRDEPSALGRVFAPVAGYGVTLSSIFRPTVTELYPFEKPVLMPRYHGRHQLNRYDDGLEKCIGCELCAWACPADAIYVEAAPNAPGAQYSPGERYGRVYQINYLRCIFCGLCIEACPTRALTMTHEIDELVGPTRSGLIYEKQDLLAPVPEGALAAPHPMVEGTEDGDYYRGAVTGPTQDQVDWVCENRPDDPTLTSVRTVPAPAKAPKEAVHS; this is encoded by the coding sequence ATGACTGACCCAACACCTCAGGAGTCCCGCCCCGGGGACCGGGAGGGCGTCGGCCACGACCAGTGGCTGCGCGACGAGCCCAGCGCACTGGGACGCGTTTTCGCCCCCGTGGCCGGCTACGGGGTCACGCTGTCCTCCATCTTCCGCCCCACCGTCACGGAGCTGTACCCCTTCGAGAAGCCGGTGCTGATGCCGCGCTACCACGGGCGTCACCAGCTCAACCGCTACGACGACGGCCTGGAGAAGTGCATCGGCTGTGAGCTGTGCGCCTGGGCCTGCCCCGCAGACGCCATTTACGTCGAGGCCGCGCCCAATGCGCCGGGGGCGCAGTACTCACCTGGCGAGCGCTACGGCCGCGTTTACCAGATCAACTACCTGCGTTGCATCTTCTGCGGCCTGTGCATTGAGGCCTGCCCCACGCGCGCGCTGACCATGACCCACGAGATCGACGAGCTGGTCGGCCCCACCCGCTCCGGCCTCATCTACGAGAAGCAGGACCTGTTGGCGCCAGTTCCCGAAGGCGCCCTGGCCGCTCCCCACCCAATGGTGGAGGGCACCGAGGATGGCGACTACTACCGGGGTGCCGTCACCGGCCCCACGCAGGACCAGGTCGACTGGGTGTGTGAGAACCGCCCCGATGACCCCACGCTCACCTCCGTACGCACGGTTCCCGCACCCGCGAAGGCCCCGAAGGAGGCGGTGCACTCATGA
- the nuoF gene encoding NADH-quinone oxidoreductase subunit NuoF, whose protein sequence is MWDKQRSWTLDAYREAGGYRGLARAKTMSSAELIELVKASNLRGRGGAGFPTGLKWSFLPAPDGLPRYLVVNADESEPGTCKDMPTLMANPHALVEGVAITSRAIGADRAFVYVRGEVAHAYRRLLHAIHDATDAGLLDDGFGLDGSQPLKIVAHAGAGAYICGEETALLDSLEGRRGHPRLRPPFPAVQGLYARPTVINNVETIASVPGVLARGAAWYSSMGTERSKGHGLFSVTGHVANPGQFEAPFGITMRELIELAGGVRAGHELKFWVPGGSSTPIFGPEELDVPLDYESVVGAGSLLGTRALQVFDDTVSVVRVVSRWTEFYQHESCGKCTPCREGTYWMRQIMTRLEAGLGEPGDVEKLEDIADNISGRSFCALGDAAATPVLSGIKRFRSEFEAGYTTPAAELFPHAASSIVNSQAQSGR, encoded by the coding sequence ATGTGGGACAAGCAGCGCTCCTGGACGCTGGACGCCTACCGGGAGGCCGGCGGCTACCGGGGCCTGGCCCGGGCCAAGACCATGAGCTCGGCAGAGCTGATCGAGCTGGTCAAGGCCTCCAACCTGCGCGGCCGCGGCGGCGCCGGCTTCCCCACCGGGCTGAAGTGGTCCTTCCTGCCCGCCCCGGACGGCCTGCCCCGCTACCTGGTGGTCAACGCCGATGAGTCCGAGCCCGGCACCTGCAAGGACATGCCCACCCTGATGGCCAACCCGCACGCCCTGGTGGAGGGCGTAGCCATCACCTCCCGCGCCATCGGCGCCGACCGTGCCTTCGTGTACGTGCGCGGCGAGGTCGCCCACGCCTACCGCCGCCTGCTGCACGCCATCCACGACGCCACCGACGCCGGCCTGCTCGACGACGGCTTCGGCCTGGACGGCAGCCAGCCGCTCAAGATCGTCGCCCACGCCGGTGCAGGCGCCTACATCTGCGGTGAGGAGACGGCGCTGCTGGACTCCCTGGAGGGACGCCGCGGCCACCCGCGCCTGCGCCCCCCGTTCCCCGCGGTGCAGGGCCTGTACGCCCGCCCCACCGTCATCAACAACGTCGAGACCATCGCCTCCGTGCCCGGGGTGCTGGCCCGCGGCGCCGCCTGGTACTCATCCATGGGCACCGAGCGCTCCAAGGGGCACGGCCTGTTCTCCGTGACCGGGCACGTGGCCAATCCTGGGCAGTTCGAGGCGCCCTTCGGCATCACCATGCGCGAGCTGATTGAACTGGCCGGCGGTGTCCGGGCGGGCCACGAGCTGAAGTTCTGGGTGCCGGGCGGCTCGTCCACCCCGATCTTCGGCCCCGAGGAGCTGGATGTCCCGCTCGACTACGAGTCCGTGGTCGGTGCCGGCTCGCTGCTCGGCACCCGCGCCCTGCAGGTCTTCGACGACACGGTCTCGGTGGTTCGCGTGGTGTCCCGGTGGACCGAGTTCTACCAGCACGAGTCCTGCGGCAAGTGCACCCCGTGCCGCGAGGGCACCTACTGGATGCGGCAGATCATGACCCGCCTGGAGGCGGGCCTGGGCGAGCCCGGCGACGTGGAGAAGCTGGAGGACATCGCCGACAACATCTCCGGCCGCTCCTTCTGTGCCCTCGGCGACGCCGCCGCCACCCCGGTGCTCTCCGGCATCAAGCGCTTCCGCAGCGAGTTCGAGGCCGGCTACACCACACCCGCGGCCGAGCTGTTCCCCCACGCGGCCTCCTCCATTGTCAACAGCCAGGCTCAGAGCGGACGGTGA
- a CDS encoding NADH-quinone oxidoreductase subunit J encodes MTLMNPLPATLTADGTLSGGETVLFAVVAVIMVACGLILLTAKRAVNAAVSMILIMICLAALYVANEAPFLGVIQVVVYTGAVMTLVLFVIMLVGVGGDEPVATHNAATKWLLTLFGVGLVAVIAAVVWRTAFPTAVGLAEGDEASPQSLAVVLFGDHVVTMELTGILLITAAVGALTLTHRQRVRPRLSQRDRVDARMRAYASSGTHPGQKPMPGVYAATNSAAAPALAASGEALEESVPRVLRVRDQALELSEVSPEMGAAQRAGRITQREDATVGRSGMPAMPGAPAPVVTQPVAPAAAAASPGSAAAGEAPAETEEEHK; translated from the coding sequence ATGACGCTCATGAACCCCCTGCCCGCGACCCTCACCGCGGACGGCACCCTGTCCGGCGGTGAGACGGTCCTGTTCGCCGTCGTGGCCGTCATCATGGTTGCCTGTGGCCTGATCCTGCTGACCGCGAAGCGCGCCGTGAACGCCGCCGTGAGCATGATCCTGATCATGATCTGCCTGGCGGCACTCTACGTCGCCAATGAGGCCCCCTTCCTGGGGGTCATCCAGGTGGTCGTCTACACCGGCGCCGTGATGACGCTGGTGCTGTTCGTGATCATGCTTGTGGGCGTGGGCGGAGACGAGCCGGTCGCCACCCACAACGCAGCCACCAAGTGGCTGCTGACGCTGTTCGGAGTCGGCTTGGTGGCTGTGATCGCCGCGGTTGTGTGGCGAACCGCCTTCCCCACCGCGGTCGGCCTGGCCGAGGGTGACGAAGCCAGCCCCCAGTCGCTCGCAGTGGTCCTGTTCGGCGACCACGTGGTCACCATGGAGCTGACCGGGATCCTGCTGATCACTGCCGCGGTTGGAGCACTGACCCTCACCCACCGGCAGCGGGTCCGCCCCCGCCTGTCCCAGCGCGACCGGGTGGATGCCCGGATGCGGGCGTATGCCAGCTCCGGCACCCACCCGGGGCAGAAGCCCATGCCCGGCGTCTACGCGGCCACCAACAGCGCCGCCGCACCCGCCCTGGCGGCCTCCGGCGAGGCGCTGGAGGAGTCCGTGCCGCGGGTGCTGCGGGTACGGGACCAGGCGCTGGAGCTGTCCGAGGTGTCCCCGGAGATGGGCGCGGCTCAGCGCGCCGGTCGCATCACTCAGCGGGAGGACGCCACCGTCGGTCGCTCAGGCATGCCGGCAATGCCGGGCGCCCCCGCGCCCGTTGTCACCCAGCCCGTCGCCCCGGCGGCAGCCGCCGCGTCGCCCGGCTCTGCGGCCGCCGGTGAAGCGCCGGCAGAAACCGAGGAGGAGCACAAGTGA
- a CDS encoding NADH-quinone oxidoreductase subunit G: MTDTVNITIDGMNVEVDKGTLLIRAAEQVGVRIPRFCDHPLLAPSANCRQCLVEVAMPGRDGVVRPMPKPQPACAMTASEGMEVSTQATSQVAAKAQAGTMEFLLINHPLDCPVCDKGGECPLQNQALELMASGAQAATRFTDVKRAFPKPLRLTSNILLDRDRCILCQRCVRFADQIAGDRFITLQGRGGGHAGGEVTGGLYSEQIGRFDSGVLDFHDPAAVASGHTQTVRGGEHLVPEDDLAGPGGQPGVVDGTVYGPGTLGGAEELDVSGRPFASYFSGNIIQICPVGALTSARYRFRARPMDLVSTDTVTEHDASGSALRVDMRRGVVLRRLAGNDPEVNEEWITDKDRFAFPWSSLDDRLDVPLVRDEASGELVPTSWSDALDVAARGLAGARRDGGVGLLPGARLTLEDGWAWSRFARTVLGTNDIDQRVRAHSSEEDSFLAARVAGTGLGTVTYRSLESAGQVLLIALEPEDECGSLFLRLRKGVRAGGVKVATVASLRSAGSRKLDAEVVLAVPGTEARAVALLSQTHPELTRALGGEGATILVGERAAAVPGLLSVVDTLANATGARLAWVPRRAGERGGIEAGLLPHLLPGGRPVSDAAARAEVQQLWAPPGGISAPDPLPAQPGRDTTAILHALADGELGGLVVGGVDLRDFPDPGLARTALASSGFTVQLEVRRSEVSEHADVVLPVAPPVEKNGTFVNWEGRVRPFGQAHVSRARTDRQVLAALAAEMGVDLEVDTLQEVHAQVDALGLWGGDRPRVSFTPAPEAPDASAQAPGRSTVSGLDAVLATHKPMLDAGRLQDGEPFLAATGLRPTARVGADLAARLHLVGGEAVDVTTAAGTITLPAAVGAVPDGTVWLPECSPGSTVRQSLGVGHGARVSLSLTTADSPEVAQ; the protein is encoded by the coding sequence ATGACTGACACGGTCAACATCACGATCGACGGCATGAACGTCGAGGTGGACAAGGGCACGCTGCTGATTCGGGCCGCGGAGCAGGTGGGCGTGCGCATTCCCCGCTTCTGCGACCACCCGCTGCTGGCGCCCTCAGCCAACTGCCGCCAGTGCCTGGTGGAAGTCGCCATGCCGGGGCGCGACGGCGTCGTGCGCCCCATGCCCAAGCCGCAGCCCGCCTGCGCCATGACCGCATCAGAGGGGATGGAGGTCTCCACCCAGGCCACCAGCCAGGTGGCCGCCAAGGCCCAGGCCGGCACCATGGAGTTCCTCCTGATCAACCACCCACTGGACTGCCCGGTGTGCGACAAGGGCGGCGAGTGCCCCCTGCAGAACCAGGCCCTGGAGCTGATGGCCTCCGGCGCGCAGGCGGCCACCCGCTTCACCGACGTCAAGCGCGCCTTCCCCAAGCCGCTGCGCCTGACCAGCAACATCCTGCTCGACCGCGACCGCTGCATCCTGTGCCAGCGCTGCGTGCGCTTCGCCGACCAGATCGCCGGTGACCGCTTCATCACCCTGCAGGGACGCGGCGGCGGCCACGCCGGCGGGGAGGTCACCGGCGGGCTCTACTCCGAGCAGATCGGCCGCTTCGACTCCGGCGTCCTGGACTTCCACGATCCCGCGGCCGTCGCCTCGGGGCACACCCAGACCGTCCGCGGCGGGGAGCACCTGGTCCCCGAGGACGACCTCGCCGGCCCCGGTGGGCAGCCCGGCGTCGTCGACGGCACCGTATACGGCCCGGGCACGCTCGGTGGGGCCGAGGAGCTGGATGTGTCCGGACGGCCCTTCGCCTCCTACTTCTCCGGCAACATCATCCAGATCTGCCCCGTCGGCGCCCTGACCAGCGCCCGCTACCGCTTCCGGGCCCGCCCTATGGACCTGGTCTCCACGGACACCGTCACCGAGCACGACGCCTCCGGCTCCGCCCTGCGCGTGGACATGCGCCGCGGCGTGGTGCTGCGCCGCCTGGCCGGCAACGACCCCGAGGTCAACGAGGAGTGGATCACCGACAAGGACCGCTTCGCCTTCCCCTGGTCATCCCTGGATGACCGTCTGGACGTCCCGCTTGTGCGCGATGAGGCCAGCGGCGAGCTGGTGCCCACCTCCTGGTCCGACGCCCTGGACGTGGCCGCCCGCGGACTCGCCGGGGCGCGCCGGGACGGCGGCGTGGGCCTGCTGCCAGGAGCTCGCCTGACCCTTGAGGACGGCTGGGCCTGGTCCCGGTTCGCCCGCACCGTGCTGGGCACCAATGACATCGACCAGCGTGTGCGCGCCCACTCTTCCGAGGAGGACTCCTTCCTGGCCGCCCGGGTGGCGGGCACCGGCCTGGGCACGGTCACCTACCGGTCGCTGGAGAGCGCCGGCCAGGTGCTGCTGATCGCCCTGGAGCCGGAGGACGAGTGCGGGTCCCTGTTCCTGCGCCTGCGCAAGGGCGTGCGCGCCGGCGGCGTCAAGGTCGCCACCGTGGCCAGCCTCCGCTCGGCCGGCTCGCGCAAGCTCGACGCCGAAGTGGTCCTGGCCGTCCCCGGAACTGAGGCGCGCGCCGTCGCCCTGCTGTCCCAGACCCACCCCGAGCTGACCCGGGCCCTGGGCGGGGAGGGTGCCACCATCCTGGTGGGGGAGCGGGCCGCGGCGGTTCCCGGATTGCTGTCCGTGGTGGACACGCTTGCCAATGCGACCGGCGCCCGCCTGGCGTGGGTGCCGCGTCGCGCCGGTGAGCGCGGCGGCATTGAGGCGGGTCTGCTCCCGCACCTGCTGCCCGGCGGGCGCCCCGTTTCCGACGCCGCCGCCCGTGCCGAGGTGCAGCAGCTGTGGGCCCCGCCTGGCGGTATCAGCGCCCCCGACCCGCTGCCCGCGCAGCCTGGACGCGACACCACTGCCATACTGCACGCGCTGGCCGACGGTGAGCTCGGTGGGCTGGTGGTCGGCGGCGTCGACCTGCGCGACTTCCCCGATCCGGGGCTGGCCCGTACCGCCCTGGCATCCTCCGGCTTCACCGTCCAGCTGGAGGTGCGCCGCAGCGAGGTCAGCGAGCACGCCGACGTGGTGCTGCCGGTGGCCCCGCCGGTGGAGAAGAACGGCACCTTCGTCAACTGGGAGGGACGCGTGCGGCCCTTCGGGCAGGCTCACGTGTCCCGCGCCCGCACCGACCGGCAGGTGCTGGCTGCCCTGGCCGCCGAGATGGGCGTGGACCTCGAGGTCGACACGCTTCAGGAGGTGCACGCACAGGTGGACGCACTGGGCCTGTGGGGCGGGGATCGCCCCCGGGTCAGCTTCACCCCGGCTCCTGAGGCCCCAGACGCTTCGGCACAGGCGCCCGGCCGCTCCACGGTCAGTGGCCTGGACGCCGTACTGGCCACCCACAAGCCCATGCTCGACGCCGGCCGCCTGCAGGACGGTGAGCCCTTCCTGGCCGCCACGGGCCTGCGGCCCACGGCGCGTGTCGGCGCCGACCTGGCTGCTCGGCTGCACCTGGTCGGCGGCGAAGCAGTCGACGTGACCACCGCGGCCGGCACGATTACGCTTCCGGCCGCTGTCGGCGCAGTCCCCGACGGGACCGTCTGGCTGCCGGAGTGCTCGCCCGGCTCCACGGTGCGCCAGAGCCTCGGCGTCGGCCACGGCGCCCGTGTGTCCCTCTCACTCACCACTGCGGACAGCCCGGAGGTGGCCCAGTGA
- the nuoL gene encoding NADH-quinone oxidoreductase subunit L: protein MTASPLVLSTGLLASQSVVGAAAPATGAAALAWLLIAVPAACAAILLLLGRAADAWGHWLGVAAAAFSACLGLVILAQVLGLDAADRAVGVPLWRWFGAGDLDVSLGLRLDPLSLTFVVLVTCVGFLIHLYSVAYMAHDRDRRRFFAYLNFFIAAMLTLVLGDSYIALFIGWEGVGLASYLLIGFWNTADADAPQAEQFTSRENAAAAKKAFIMNRIGDVGLLLAMMACIAQVGSVAYDAVLPAAQEGAISTGWLTAIGFSLLLAACGKSAQFPLQAWLGDAMAGPTPVSALIHAATMVTAGVYLIVRSGAVFEGAPDAQLAVAVVGAITLVLGAVIGCAKDDMKKVLAASTMSQIGYMMLGAGLGPIGYAFAIFHLLTHGFFKAQLFLGAGSVMHAMGDQVNMRRFGGLHRAMRITWVTMGIGWLAILGIPPFSGFWSKDKIIEAAFVGEGARPWILGTIALLGAGLTAFYMSRLFFMIFHGTPRWTTAKDIEGEVHPHESGWMMTLPLIILSVFSLGLGGALTMGDAFVTWLEPVTGHAAHGEPVLPATAIMGATLALVIIGVVVAWALYVRRDVPTVVQRANLLVEAARHDMYQDTINEAVAMRPGQGLVLAAGVADHYVVDGAVEGLAKGTGALGRLTARTESGYVRSYAGYMLGGTVLALIAVLASRF, encoded by the coding sequence ATGACCGCATCCCCTCTCGTGCTCTCCACCGGGCTGCTCGCGAGCCAGTCCGTGGTCGGTGCCGCCGCGCCCGCCACCGGTGCGGCCGCGCTGGCCTGGCTGCTGATAGCCGTGCCCGCGGCCTGCGCCGCCATCCTGCTGCTGCTCGGCCGGGCCGCCGACGCCTGGGGCCACTGGCTGGGCGTGGCTGCCGCCGCATTCAGCGCCTGCCTCGGCCTGGTCATCCTCGCCCAGGTGCTGGGCCTGGACGCCGCCGACCGAGCTGTGGGCGTGCCCCTGTGGCGCTGGTTCGGCGCCGGAGACCTGGACGTGAGCCTGGGCCTGCGCCTGGACCCGCTGTCGCTGACCTTCGTGGTGCTGGTGACCTGCGTCGGCTTCCTCATCCACCTGTACTCGGTTGCCTACATGGCCCATGACCGGGACCGGCGCCGGTTCTTCGCCTACCTGAACTTCTTCATCGCCGCCATGCTCACCCTGGTACTCGGCGACTCCTACATCGCCCTGTTCATCGGCTGGGAGGGCGTGGGCCTGGCCTCCTACCTGCTCATCGGCTTCTGGAACACCGCCGACGCCGACGCCCCCCAGGCGGAGCAGTTCACCAGCCGGGAGAACGCGGCCGCCGCCAAGAAGGCCTTCATCATGAACCGCATCGGCGACGTCGGCCTGCTGCTGGCCATGATGGCCTGCATCGCGCAGGTCGGCTCGGTCGCCTACGACGCGGTGCTGCCGGCCGCCCAGGAGGGGGCCATCTCCACCGGATGGCTCACCGCAATCGGCTTCAGCCTGCTGCTGGCGGCGTGCGGAAAATCCGCCCAGTTCCCCCTGCAGGCCTGGCTGGGTGACGCCATGGCGGGCCCCACCCCGGTGTCCGCGCTGATTCACGCCGCCACCATGGTCACCGCCGGCGTGTACCTGATCGTGCGCTCGGGCGCCGTATTCGAGGGCGCCCCCGACGCCCAGCTGGCCGTCGCCGTCGTCGGGGCCATCACCCTGGTGCTGGGCGCCGTCATCGGCTGCGCCAAGGACGATATGAAGAAGGTGCTGGCCGCCTCCACCATGAGCCAGATCGGCTACATGATGCTCGGCGCCGGCCTGGGGCCGATCGGCTACGCCTTCGCCATCTTCCACCTGCTCACCCACGGCTTCTTCAAGGCCCAGCTGTTCCTGGGCGCCGGCAGCGTCATGCACGCGATGGGCGACCAGGTGAACATGCGCCGCTTCGGCGGCCTGCACCGCGCCATGAGGATCACCTGGGTCACCATGGGAATCGGCTGGCTGGCCATCCTCGGGATCCCGCCCTTCTCCGGGTTCTGGTCCAAGGACAAGATCATTGAGGCCGCCTTCGTCGGCGAAGGCGCCCGCCCCTGGATCCTGGGCACCATCGCCCTGCTGGGCGCCGGGCTCACCGCCTTCTACATGTCGCGGCTGTTCTTCATGATCTTCCACGGCACCCCCCGGTGGACCACCGCCAAGGACATTGAGGGTGAGGTCCACCCCCACGAGTCCGGCTGGATGATGACGCTTCCGCTGATCATCCTGTCCGTCTTCTCCCTCGGCCTGGGTGGGGCGCTGACCATGGGTGACGCCTTCGTCACCTGGCTGGAGCCGGTCACCGGGCATGCCGCGCACGGCGAGCCCGTCCTCCCGGCCACCGCGATCATGGGGGCCACGCTCGCCCTGGTGATTATCGGCGTCGTCGTCGCCTGGGCCCTGTACGTGCGGCGGGACGTGCCCACGGTGGTGCAGCGCGCGAACCTCCTGGTGGAGGCCGCCCGCCACGACATGTACCAGGACACGATCAACGAGGCAGTAGCCATGCGGCCCGGTCAGGGGCTCGTCCTCGCCGCGGGGGTCGCGGACC
- the nuoH gene encoding NADH-quinone oxidoreductase subunit NuoH yields the protein MNPIGIASSSRVPAALAAQGGGVVADFTEETWWLTLIKAVFIMVFLILSVIVAIWAERRVLGRMQTRPGPNVNGPLGLPQLVADAAKLIMKEDFWLKGAESLIYILGPVIAAFSAFMIYAVIPFGPQVSMFGHSTPLQLTDFPVSVLYVLAITGFGVYGIILGGWSTHSTYPLFGSVRSAAQVISYELSMSLSILTVFLASGTMSTSGIVGAQERLWWCVAMIPSFLIYVVSMVGEVNRLPFDLPEAEGELVAGHMVEYSSMKFAWYYLGEYINMFNVSAVCTTLFLGGWRSFILASFWDGANSGWWPMLWFILKVWCVMFFMIWTRGTLVRIRYDHFMKFGWKFLIPVALVWFVLVAIVQGYRSFSGGSTQGLLLVLAAIFLVAMVILLVLPAGEEDEDLPATGWEPADTDAVTVPGEELDAFAGGFPVPPLPGQKLPPSPRARRARRSAAPVLDAASDVSLTAAATDSDVTAQEGTDD from the coding sequence GTGAACCCGATCGGAATTGCCAGCAGCTCACGCGTCCCGGCGGCCCTCGCCGCGCAGGGCGGCGGCGTGGTCGCCGACTTCACCGAGGAGACCTGGTGGCTGACGCTCATCAAGGCCGTGTTCATCATGGTCTTCCTGATCCTCAGTGTCATCGTCGCCATCTGGGCCGAGCGGCGCGTCCTGGGGCGCATGCAGACCCGGCCCGGGCCCAACGTAAACGGTCCGCTCGGCCTGCCGCAGCTGGTGGCGGACGCCGCCAAGCTGATCATGAAGGAGGACTTCTGGCTCAAGGGTGCCGAGAGCCTCATCTACATCCTGGGCCCGGTCATCGCTGCCTTCAGCGCCTTCATGATCTACGCGGTGATCCCCTTCGGCCCGCAGGTAAGCATGTTCGGCCACTCCACGCCGCTGCAGCTGACGGACTTCCCCGTCTCCGTGCTGTACGTGCTGGCGATCACCGGATTCGGCGTATACGGCATCATCCTGGGAGGCTGGTCCACGCACTCCACCTACCCGCTGTTCGGCTCCGTCCGTTCGGCCGCGCAGGTCATCTCCTATGAGCTGAGCATGAGCCTGTCGATCCTGACGGTCTTCCTCGCCTCCGGCACCATGTCCACCTCCGGCATCGTCGGCGCGCAGGAGCGCCTGTGGTGGTGCGTGGCCATGATCCCCAGCTTCCTGATCTACGTGGTCTCCATGGTCGGCGAGGTCAACCGCCTGCCCTTCGACCTGCCCGAGGCGGAGGGCGAGCTGGTTGCCGGCCACATGGTGGAGTACTCCTCGATGAAGTTCGCCTGGTACTACCTGGGCGAGTACATCAACATGTTCAACGTCTCCGCCGTGTGCACCACCCTGTTCCTCGGCGGCTGGCGCTCCTTCATCCTGGCCAGCTTCTGGGACGGCGCCAACTCCGGCTGGTGGCCGATGCTGTGGTTCATCCTCAAGGTCTGGTGCGTGATGTTCTTCATGATCTGGACTCGCGGGACGCTGGTGCGCATCCGCTACGACCACTTCATGAAGTTCGGCTGGAAGTTCCTCATCCCCGTCGCCCTGGTGTGGTTTGTGCTGGTCGCCATCGTGCAGGGCTACCGGTCCTTCTCCGGCGGCTCCACCCAGGGGCTGCTGCTGGTGCTGGCCGCCATCTTCCTGGTGGCCATGGTGATCCTGCTGGTGCTGCCCGCGGGCGAGGAGGACGAGGACCTCCCCGCTACCGGCTGGGAGCCGGCGGATACGGATGCCGTCACCGTTCCGGGTGAGGAACTGGACGCCTTTGCCGGGGGCTTCCCGGTACCGCCGCTGCCGGGCCAGAAGCTGCCGCCGTCACCGCGTGCTCGCCGCGCCCGCCGCTCTGCCGCACCGGTGCTTGACGCCGCCAGCGACGTCTCCCTGACTGCGGCCGCCACCGACTCCGACGTCACCGCTCAGGAGGGAACCGATGACTGA
- the nuoE gene encoding NADH-quinone oxidoreductase subunit NuoE, which translates to MSTLENTPAPADAAGIALGYAPDVAAQLDADIAEIMSRYPSGYERSAIIPMLHLLQSVDGYVSPAGIALVAQKLELTRSEVSAVATFYSQFRRHPAGEYHVGVCTNALCAVMGGDEVWQAVSEHTGLGSDETSADGRISLERVECNAACDYAPVVMVNWEFFDNQTPASAVDLVTRLERGEDVTPTRGPETVPTFRENERLLAGFEDGRADEGVAAGESSLRGLRLAREHDWTAPTQEEDK; encoded by the coding sequence ATGAGCACCCTTGAGAACACCCCTGCCCCGGCCGACGCCGCCGGGATCGCGCTCGGCTACGCCCCGGACGTGGCCGCGCAGCTGGACGCCGACATCGCCGAGATCATGTCCCGCTACCCGTCCGGGTACGAGCGCAGCGCCATCATCCCCATGCTGCACCTGCTGCAGAGCGTGGACGGCTACGTCTCTCCGGCCGGCATCGCGCTGGTCGCCCAGAAGCTGGAGCTGACCCGCTCCGAGGTCTCCGCCGTGGCGACTTTCTACAGCCAGTTCCGCCGCCACCCCGCGGGGGAGTACCACGTGGGTGTTTGCACCAATGCCCTGTGCGCCGTCATGGGAGGCGACGAGGTCTGGCAGGCCGTCAGTGAGCACACCGGGCTCGGCAGCGACGAGACCAGCGCGGACGGCCGCATCAGCCTGGAGCGCGTGGAGTGCAACGCGGCCTGCGACTACGCCCCCGTGGTGATGGTCAACTGGGAGTTCTTCGATAACCAGACCCCCGCCTCCGCCGTCGACCTGGTGACACGCCTGGAGCGCGGCGAGGACGTGACCCCCACCCGTGGCCCGGAGACCGTGCCGACCTTCCGGGAGAACGAGCGGCTGCTGGCCGGATTCGAGGACGGCCGTGCCGACGAGGGCGTTGCGGCCGGCGAGTCCAGCCTGCGCGGCCTGCGGCTGGCCCGTGAGCACGACTGGACGGCACCCACCCAGGAGGAGGACAAGTGA